The proteins below come from a single Salinilacihabitans rarus genomic window:
- a CDS encoding DUF7319 domain-containing protein codes for MSDAPGDRPDDSPADADAAVDRDLEELRRRVEEKYDFEEFGPAQMAEMTGEEWEAAFDPDVWITGDELLKRVERELKARIADRDVFATLEYAAVDGERRLVAYSDADYAVVYPDGSVEGRGTVVRDVESTVALCSMTDYEVDDPPERWALPGPGEVSTSGSELGNWMLQLLAAAQILLGLVALAAWLTGGVRSQLVLGVTGLALVVVGVFLFALVANARLAGRFRAEQYRRRLRSIGRGADERPSFLPFDDEAFERADREATGDDRRRFES; via the coding sequence ATGAGCGACGCCCCCGGCGACCGGCCGGACGACTCCCCTGCGGACGCCGACGCCGCGGTGGATCGGGACCTCGAGGAACTCCGCCGGCGCGTCGAGGAGAAGTACGACTTCGAGGAGTTCGGCCCGGCGCAGATGGCCGAGATGACCGGCGAGGAGTGGGAGGCGGCCTTCGACCCCGACGTCTGGATCACCGGCGACGAACTCCTCAAGCGCGTCGAGCGAGAACTCAAAGCCCGCATCGCCGACCGGGACGTGTTCGCGACCCTCGAATACGCCGCCGTCGACGGCGAGCGGCGTCTGGTCGCGTACTCGGACGCCGACTACGCCGTCGTCTACCCCGACGGGAGCGTCGAGGGCCGCGGGACCGTGGTCCGCGACGTCGAGTCGACGGTCGCGCTCTGTTCGATGACCGACTACGAGGTCGACGACCCGCCCGAGCGCTGGGCGCTACCGGGACCGGGCGAGGTCTCGACGTCGGGGAGCGAACTCGGTAACTGGATGTTACAGCTACTCGCCGCCGCCCAGATCCTGCTCGGACTCGTCGCGCTCGCGGCCTGGCTGACCGGCGGCGTCCGCTCGCAACTCGTACTCGGGGTCACCGGCCTCGCGCTGGTCGTCGTCGGCGTCTTCCTGTTCGCGCTGGTCGCGAACGCCCGTCTGGCCGGCCGGTTCCGCGCCGAACAGTACCGCCGGCGCCTGCGATCGATCGGCCGCGGGGCCGACGAGCGCCCGTCGTTCCTGCCGTTCGACGACGAGGCGTTCGAGCGCGCCGACCGCGAGGCGACCGGCGACGACCGGCGACGCTTCGAGTCGTGA